The following are from one region of the Capsicum annuum cultivar UCD-10X-F1 chromosome 1, UCD10Xv1.1, whole genome shotgun sequence genome:
- the LOC107869157 gene encoding uncharacterized protein LOC107869157, which yields MASTPRTRPKHKTSSSSSRHSTSSIHIPLEPSSNLFPASISEFSRLIAVVAVAAAVAFACNYVYTYLNYQPKPFCDSNSDLDDSFYDFCEPCPLNGVCHEGKLECAHGYRRLGNLCVEDSNINAAAKKLSKLVEGFLCEEYAQYSCTGTGTVWVQGNQLWEKVNESKIMDAFGLNGAVYAHAMKRAMETLREVLETRLNDHGIEELKCPDLLVPHYTPVSCRIQQWILANALLLVPSCALLLGCVFILLKLRRRYYLSVKAEQIYNEACDVLEEKAVSARSMTGEREPWVVASLLRDHLLSPKERKDPMLWKKVEQLVQEDSRLERYPKMVKGECKVVWEWQVEGSFLSSSGKRKKAKESRLTSGQHTDPSPQQRKWPWKAKDPVKC from the exons ATGGCTTCCACTCCCCGAACACGCCCTAAGCACAAaacttcctcctcttcttctcgCCATTCTACATCTTCCATTCATATTCCTCTAGAACCTTCCTCAAATTTATTCCCTGCCTCTATCTCGGAGTTTTCAAGGCTCATCGCCGTCGTCGCTGTTGCCGCCGCCGTTGCATTTGCCTGTAATTATGTTTACACTTATCTCAATTACCAGCCTAAACCTTTCTGCGATAGCAATTCCGACCTCGACGACTCTTTCTACG ACTTCTGTGAGCCTTGTCCACTTAATGGAGTATGTCATGAAGGCAAACTAGAGTGTGCTCATGGCTACCGGAGGCTTGGGAACTTATGTGTTGAAGATTCAAATATAAACGCAGCAGCTAAAAAGCTT TCAAAGTTAGTAGAAGGTTTTCTTTGTGAAGAATATGCTCAATATTCATGCACCGGCACTGGCACTGTTTGG GTTCAAGGTAACCAATTGTGGGAAAAAGTGAACgaatctaaaataatggatgCATTTGGATTGAACGGGGCTGTTTATGCTCATGCCATGAAAAGAGCCATGGAGACACTTCGCGAGGTTTTAGAGACTAGGCTGAACGATCATGG AATTGAAGAGTTGAAGTGTCCAGATTTGCTGGTCCCACATTATACACCAGTTTCCTGTCGCATCCAGCAGTGGATTCTGGCGAATGCTTTGTTATTGGTTCCATCTTGTGCATTG CTCCTGGGATGCGTTTTCATATTGTTAAAACTCCGTCGGAGGTACTACTTGTCAGTAAAAGCTGAACAGATATATAATGAG GCTTGTGATGTACTTGAAGAGAAGGCAGTGAGTGCAAGAAGTATGACCGGCGAGCGTGAACCTTGGGTGGTGGCATCACTGTTACGTGATCATCTTCTTTCACCCAAGGAAAGAAAGGATCCAATGTTATGGAAAAAG gttGAGCAGTTGGTTCAAGAAGATTCTCGGCTAGAGAGATACCCTAAAATGGTCAAAGGTGAATGTAAGGTGGTCTGGGAATGGCAAG TTGAGGGTTCTTTTTTAAGCTCTTCGGGCAAGAGGAAGAAGGCCAAAGAAAGCAGGCTAACATCAGGTCAACATACAGATCCCTCCCCTCAGCAAAGAAAATGGCCATGGAAGGCCAAGGATCCTGTGAAATGCTGA